A part of Osmerus mordax isolate fOsmMor3 chromosome 10, fOsmMor3.pri, whole genome shotgun sequence genomic DNA contains:
- the cox7a2l gene encoding cytochrome c oxidase subunit 7A-related protein, mitochondrial has product MYYKFSGFTQRLTGSAPANAYSPQGLRPGVPSEAPTMVFASPTKLVSEAGATVEYLGGNKVPDFQRLFQTSDGVPVHLKRGIPDRLLYRTTMALTVGGALYCLMALYIASQPSNK; this is encoded by the exons ATGTATTACAAATTCAGCGGCTTTACTCAGAGACTAACAGGGTCTGCTCCTGCCAACGCATACAGTCCCCAG ggtcTGAGACCTGGTGTTCCCTCTGAAGCCCCAACCATGGTGTTTGCTTCTCCCACTAAACTTGTGTCAGAGGCAGGAGCCACGGTGGAGTACCTCGGAGGAAACAAGGTGCCAGACTTCCAGAGACTCTTCCAG ACATCTGATGGGGTCCCCGTTCATTTGAAACGTGGGATTCCTGATAGGCTCCTGTACCGCACCACAATGGCCCTTACTGTAGGGGGCGCTCTGTACTGTCTCATGGCCCTCTACATCGCTTCCCAACCCAGCAACAAGTAA
- the pigf gene encoding phosphatidylinositol-glycan biosynthesis class F protein, whose amino-acid sequence MWDHEIRAMASSHAIVASSVFMATVLPAVLVQGFSVYGTHLLWLYSVAGAVAVVNIAVFWLLGISQPTKKHTLTYKMSRLVRSCLYCLLSCLFFHTVVVLYGAPILESALETFSLAVLLTTLTTLRCLCVLGPNIQAWIRVFSRHGAMSVWDTSLQITVACTVVGAWLGAFPIPLDWDRPWQVWPVSCSLGAVIGFLTGLVAAPSWIHWHRKHLTYKSK is encoded by the exons ATGTGGGACCATGAGATTAGAGCCATGGCGTCCTCGCATGCGATTGTCGCCTCCTCGGTGTTTATGGCCACTGTATTACCTGCGGTGCTTGTGCAGGGGTTTTCGGTATATGGCACGCACCTGCTATGGCTGTACTCAGTGGCCGGTGCTGTGGCTGTGGTCAACATCGCCGTCTTCTGGCTGCTTGGAATCAGCCAACCCACCAAGAAGCACACATTGACTTACAAG ATGTCTAGATTGGTGCGCTCCTGTCTCTATtgccttctctcctgtctgttcttCCACACTGTGGTGGTCCTGTATGGAGCACCCATCCTGGA gtctgCCTTAGAGACATTCTCTCTGGCAGTGTTGCTGACCACTCTAACCACGCTgagatgtctgtgtgtccttGGCCCCAACATCCAAGCCTGGATACGAGTATTCAGCAGACATGG GGCTATGTCTGTGTGGGACACTTCTCTTCAGATTACAGTGGCATGTACTGTGGTCGGAGCATGGCTAGGAGCTTTCCCCATACCCCTGGACTGGGACAGACCATGGcag GTGTGGCCAGTTTCCTGCAGTCTCGGTGCTGTGATTGGTTTTCTGACTGGTCTGGTTGCTGCCCCCAGCTGGATACACTGGCATCGCAAACACCTTACGTACAAGAGCAAGTGa
- the cript gene encoding cysteine-rich PDZ-binding protein, with translation MVCEKCEKKLGKVITPDTWKDGARNTTEGGGRKLNENKALTSKKARFDPYGKKSGFAICRICKSSVHQLGSHYCQGCAYKKGICAMCGKKVLDTKNYKQTSV, from the exons ATGGTTTGTGAAAAGT GTGAGAAGAAACTAGGAAAGGTAATAACCCCTGACACCTGGAAGGATGGAGCAAGGAACACCACAG AGGGTGGTGGGCGGAAACTGAACGAGAACAAGGCTCTGACGTCCAAAAAGGCCAG ATTCGATCCATATGGGAAGAAGTCAGGATTTGCCATCTGCCGGATCTGTAAGAGCTCTGTTCACCAGTTGGGTTCACACTATTGCCAAGGGTGTGCTTACAAGAAAG GGATCTGTGCCATGTGTGGGAAAAAGGTTCTGGATACCAAAAACTACAAACAGACCTCTGTCTGA